Proteins from a single region of Nitratidesulfovibrio sp.:
- a CDS encoding sigma-54 dependent transcriptional regulator, translated as MARILVVDDEAMVRTMLGEVAVGMGHEALTAATLDEGLRLAATGEPDVVYLDVLLPDGNGLAHVTTFGRLPCAPEIIVVTGFGDADGAETALRHGVWEYLQKPLRVQDITLSLSRVLAYRSGRARRTGGGGNGAVSGISQADNAPGSPVTAVPSVAPAPVPLSREGIVGNAPALDAALELMAEAAASSVNVLVLGETGTGKELFARAVHRNSARAAGPFVTLDCASLTENLVESQLFGHVRGAFTGADRSRDGLLRLAHGGTLFLDEIGDLPLAIQGAFLRALELRRFRPVGASKEVESDFRLVAATNKDLHEMVRLDMFRSDLLYRLRGLTITLPPLRERTEDVPELCAWAVDRFCQRHDLPPKFPADDFLETVASYPWPGNVRELVHAVERACAAARDETTLYARQLPTEIRVRVARDRMDGHALVAAGPAGPVSPERLTAPVRSAGLAVPPGGAEQNGSPGMTGQADAVPPGFAPNAAPPTLRAHKADAERAYVARMLAHCGGDIREAARLADISRGHFYELLKKHDLGKAD; from the coding sequence ATGGCCCGCATACTCGTGGTGGACGACGAAGCCATGGTCCGCACCATGCTGGGCGAGGTGGCCGTGGGCATGGGACACGAGGCCCTCACCGCCGCCACCCTGGACGAGGGGCTGCGCCTGGCCGCCACCGGGGAGCCCGACGTGGTCTATCTGGACGTGCTGCTGCCCGACGGCAACGGTCTGGCCCACGTGACCACCTTCGGCCGCCTGCCATGCGCCCCGGAAATCATCGTGGTCACCGGCTTCGGCGATGCGGACGGCGCGGAAACCGCCCTGCGCCACGGGGTGTGGGAATACCTGCAAAAGCCCCTGCGCGTGCAGGACATCACCCTTTCGCTGTCCCGCGTGCTGGCCTACCGCAGCGGCAGGGCGCGGCGGACGGGCGGCGGAGGCAACGGCGCCGTATCCGGCATATCGCAGGCCGACAATGCTCCGGGTTCGCCAGTCACTGCCGTGCCGTCCGTCGCGCCCGCCCCCGTTCCGCTGTCACGCGAGGGCATCGTGGGCAACGCCCCGGCCCTCGACGCCGCGCTGGAACTGATGGCCGAGGCGGCGGCCAGCTCGGTCAACGTGCTGGTGCTGGGCGAAACCGGCACCGGCAAGGAACTGTTCGCCCGCGCCGTGCACCGCAACAGCGCGCGGGCGGCGGGTCCGTTCGTCACTCTGGACTGTGCCTCGCTGACCGAAAACCTGGTGGAAAGCCAGCTTTTCGGCCACGTGCGCGGGGCCTTCACCGGCGCGGACCGCAGCCGCGACGGGCTGCTGCGCCTGGCCCACGGGGGTACGCTGTTTCTGGACGAAATCGGCGACCTGCCCCTGGCCATCCAGGGGGCCTTTCTGCGGGCGCTGGAATTGCGGCGCTTTCGCCCGGTGGGCGCCAGCAAGGAAGTGGAGAGCGACTTTCGCCTGGTGGCGGCCACCAACAAGGACCTGCACGAAATGGTGCGGCTGGACATGTTCCGCAGCGATCTGCTGTACCGGCTGCGCGGCCTGACCATCACCCTGCCCCCGCTGCGGGAACGCACGGAAGACGTGCCCGAGTTGTGTGCCTGGGCCGTGGACAGGTTCTGCCAGCGGCACGACCTGCCCCCGAAGTTTCCGGCCGATGATTTTCTGGAAACCGTGGCCAGCTACCCGTGGCCCGGCAACGTGCGCGAACTGGTGCACGCCGTGGAACGCGCCTGCGCCGCCGCGCGCGACGAAACAACCCTGTACGCGCGGCAGTTGCCCACCGAAATCCGGGTAAGGGTGGCCCGCGACAGGATGGACGGCCACGCGCTGGTCGCGGCGGGCCCGGCGGGCCCCGTGAGTCCGGAAAGGTTGACGGCCCCGGTGAGGTCGGCTGGACTGGCCGTGCCCCCGGGCGGGGCAGAGCAGAACGGCTCGCCGGGCATGACCGGGCAGGCGGATGCCGTCCCGCCGGGATTCGCACCGAACGCCGCCCCGCCCACCCTGCGCGCCCACAAGGCCGACGCGGAACGCGCCTACGTGGCCCGCATGCTGGCCCACTGTGGCGGCGACATCCGCGAGGCGGCGCGGCTGGCCGACATCTCGCGCGGGCACTTCTACGAACTGCTCAAGAAACACGACCTCGGCAAAGCCGACTGA
- a CDS encoding response regulator translates to MTQHQTQHQPSARPAPPVNETPGAATGRAARGLRFRLRRRRPALRWNIQTFIVPAVLVALWGVLLLALYQWNARNEAAHVRELALLQARAFFSQIVSTRAWNAAHGGVFVRTSELGRPNPWLPPDQRTLLAADGTMLTRMNPAYMTRQISEFLTTSQGVSFRITGLHPLRQENEADPWENESLLAFSKGARETFTLALPPTDEHPHATEKTANSGDTRHGPSFRYMAPLMADQSCLGCHRTADDTVGGLRGGISVSIAAAPLLALEHQRLDQMGLAYAIIGVVGLLGIGGASLQVSRKKALAEAANRMKSAFLANMSHDMRTPLTGIIGMAELLSGFRPGRQMRAEPPWQPDRPRGPGGPDAPDTPSGAAAAAVSPAAASIYYDDAPQAEHEARYNEYLGQLRCAAANLLEIVNDITDFSCLESGRMRLAPRTFRLRPSLEACLGLFRFAGERKGLSLTLHVADNVPEALVGDDFRLRQALGNLIGNAVKFTRQGGIAVVVNLVPQPTPAAAGPVMRPEAGTGPGDVLLRFAVVDTGVGIPAEQQESIFESFVQGEAATSLCLGGTGLGLAISREIARMLDGDIGVSSTPGAGSEFWFTARFTVAGPPPGGGADGDATGAAPAEGTAAQDMGLAAWVAPPEERHACPAPPMTKKPDHIPAAGPASGTAVPLRLLVADDNPVNRLFMQDVLRGAGHRVAVATDGMEALRLLEELRPDLALLDVRMPGCDGTEVVRRLRAGQVPGVAPDMPVLAVTASAVGRESAALLDAGMTGCVCKPLTAAMLLAAVADAAAGGTPLECPGTDGYADGMHHWRDGDGPAASRAGTGPAEADAPASRAHAGQGTGDVPTTFGLAAPSGSSHAPDAHGPVVAPATPDVMDEAAALEALGGNRPLFVKLCRAFLDEVDARRDALTAAVREGRRHDALREAHALRNSAGMLRLAALHGLCEAMEQAAARPATAPGAPQVDMPDLPDLLNRLLPLLEAGVARVRAVTSPDGASDIMSARGTRGTRGTRDTTGSGDASGATATATPGTVPAKETHR, encoded by the coding sequence ATGACGCAACACCAGACACAGCACCAGCCTTCGGCGCGCCCGGCACCACCGGTCAACGAAACGCCCGGTGCCGCCACGGGCCGCGCGGCAAGAGGCCTGCGCTTCCGGCTGCGCCGCAGGCGCCCGGCCCTGCGCTGGAACATCCAGACCTTCATCGTCCCCGCCGTGCTGGTGGCCCTGTGGGGGGTGCTGCTGCTGGCCCTGTACCAGTGGAACGCCCGCAACGAGGCAGCCCACGTCCGCGAGCTGGCGCTGTTGCAGGCCCGGGCGTTCTTTTCGCAGATCGTGTCCACAAGGGCCTGGAACGCGGCCCACGGCGGGGTATTCGTGCGGACCAGCGAGTTGGGGCGGCCCAACCCCTGGCTGCCGCCCGACCAACGCACCCTGCTGGCAGCCGACGGCACCATGCTCACCCGCATGAACCCGGCCTACATGACCCGCCAGATCTCGGAATTTCTCACCACCAGCCAGGGCGTCAGCTTTCGCATCACCGGCCTGCATCCCCTACGGCAGGAAAACGAGGCCGACCCGTGGGAAAACGAGTCGCTGCTGGCCTTCAGCAAGGGCGCGCGGGAAACCTTCACCCTGGCCCTGCCCCCTACCGACGAACACCCCCACGCCACGGAAAAAACCGCCAACAGCGGCGACACCCGGCACGGCCCCAGCTTCCGCTACATGGCCCCGCTGATGGCCGACCAGTCGTGCCTGGGCTGCCACCGCACCGCCGACGACACCGTGGGCGGCCTGCGCGGCGGCATCAGCGTGTCCATTGCGGCGGCGCCGCTGCTGGCGCTGGAACACCAGCGCCTGGACCAGATGGGGCTGGCTTACGCCATCATCGGCGTGGTGGGGTTGCTGGGCATTGGCGGGGCGTCGTTGCAGGTCAGCCGCAAGAAGGCCCTGGCCGAGGCGGCCAACCGCATGAAAAGCGCCTTTCTGGCCAACATGAGCCACGACATGCGCACCCCGCTCACCGGCATCATCGGCATGGCGGAACTGCTGTCCGGCTTCCGACCGGGGCGGCAGATGCGGGCGGAACCGCCCTGGCAGCCGGACAGGCCACGTGGGCCAGGCGGGCCAGATGCCCCGGACACCCCGTCCGGCGCCGCAGCCGCCGCTGTCTCCCCTGCCGCAGCATCCATCTATTATGATGATGCGCCCCAGGCGGAACACGAGGCCCGCTACAACGAATATCTGGGCCAGTTGCGTTGCGCCGCCGCGAATCTTCTGGAAATCGTCAACGACATCACGGACTTTTCGTGTCTGGAATCGGGCCGGATGCGCCTTGCGCCGCGCACCTTCCGGCTGCGCCCCTCGCTGGAGGCGTGCCTGGGACTGTTCCGCTTCGCGGGTGAACGCAAGGGGCTTTCGTTGACGCTGCACGTGGCGGATAACGTGCCCGAGGCGCTGGTGGGTGACGACTTCCGGCTGCGTCAGGCCCTCGGCAACCTCATCGGCAATGCGGTAAAGTTCACCCGTCAGGGGGGCATCGCCGTGGTGGTGAACCTGGTGCCGCAACCCACCCCGGCAGCGGCAGGACCCGTGATGCGACCGGAGGCCGGAACCGGCCCAGGCGACGTGCTGCTGCGCTTTGCCGTGGTGGATACGGGCGTGGGCATTCCGGCGGAGCAGCAGGAATCGATTTTCGAAAGTTTCGTGCAGGGCGAGGCGGCCACTTCGCTGTGCCTTGGCGGCACCGGCCTTGGCCTGGCCATCTCGCGCGAAATCGCCCGCATGCTGGACGGCGACATCGGCGTATCCAGCACGCCGGGCGCGGGCAGCGAATTCTGGTTCACCGCCCGGTTCACCGTGGCGGGGCCGCCCCCCGGCGGTGGCGCGGATGGTGACGCGACAGGTGCCGCTCCCGCTGAAGGCACCGCCGCGCAAGACATGGGGCTGGCCGCGTGGGTGGCCCCCCCCGAAGAACGGCACGCCTGCCCGGCCCCGCCGATGACGAAAAAGCCCGACCACATACCGGCAGCCGGACCGGCCAGCGGCACCGCCGTCCCGTTGCGGCTGCTGGTGGCCGACGACAACCCGGTGAACCGACTGTTCATGCAGGACGTGCTGCGCGGTGCCGGGCACCGGGTGGCGGTGGCCACGGACGGTATGGAGGCCCTGCGCCTGCTGGAGGAACTGCGGCCCGATCTGGCCCTGCTGGACGTGCGCATGCCCGGCTGCGACGGCACCGAGGTGGTGCGCCGCCTGCGCGCCGGGCAGGTGCCGGGGGTTGCGCCGGACATGCCGGTGCTGGCCGTCACTGCATCTGCCGTGGGCCGAGAAAGCGCCGCCCTGCTCGACGCGGGCATGACCGGCTGCGTGTGCAAACCGCTGACCGCCGCCATGCTGCTGGCTGCCGTGGCCGATGCCGCCGCCGGGGGTACCCCCCTGGAATGCCCCGGTACCGACGGCTACGCCGATGGCATGCACCACTGGCGCGACGGGGACGGCCCGGCTGCTTCCCGCGCCGGGACAGGCCCCGCCGAGGCTGACGCCCCCGCATCCCGCGCGCATGCCGGACAGGGCACGGGCGACGTGCCCACCACGTTCGGCCTTGCCGCTCCTTCCGGCTCTTCCCACGCGCCCGACGCTCACGGCCCAGTTGTCGCGCCCGCCACGCCCGACGTCATGGACGAGGCCGCCGCGCTGGAAGCCCTGGGCGGCAACCGCCCCCTGTTCGTCAAACTGTGCCGGGCCTTTCTGGACGAGGTGGACGCCCGGCGCGACGCGCTGACCGCCGCCGTGCGCGAGGGCCGACGCCATGACGCCCTGCGCGAGGCGCACGCCCTGCGCAACTCGGCGGGCATGCTGCGCCTTGCGGCCCTGCATGGGCTGTGCGAGGCCATGGAACAGGCGGCGGCCCGACCCGCCACTGCGCCCGGCGCCCCGCAAGTCGATATGCCCGATTTGCCCGATCTGTTGAACCGGCTGCTGCCGCTGCTGGAGGCAGGCGTGGCCCGCGTGCGCGCCGTCACCAGCCCGGATGGCGCGTCCGATATCATGAGCGCAAGGGGCACAAGGGGCACAAGGGGCACAAGGGACACCACGGGTTCAGGGGACGCAAGCGGCGCAACCGCTACCGCAACGCCGGGTACCGTCCCGGCAAAGGAGACGCATCGCTGA
- a CDS encoding LysE family translocator — MSISWNFLIVYTLTVLVATITPGPSMLLALTHGVRYGVRRALASAMGNTVASVLQALVAVAGLGVVLAASEDLFRVVRYAGAAYLVYVGVCMLRAPAVPLNVAAPAVTDTIGTTGAEGVEGNAGKGASGMASAAGTSETPGGPGARKLFAQAFFVAAGNPKAIVFFTALFPQFLAPGDTLARSALLVADLAVIAFLGMMLYAVAGSRIAALLATTRAARWYNRTVGVAFIGSGAGLALSER, encoded by the coding sequence ATGTCCATCTCGTGGAATTTCCTCATCGTGTACACGCTGACGGTGCTGGTGGCCACCATCACCCCCGGTCCCAGCATGCTGCTGGCCCTGACGCACGGGGTGCGCTACGGCGTGCGGCGGGCCCTGGCGTCCGCCATGGGCAACACCGTGGCTTCAGTGTTGCAGGCGCTGGTGGCCGTGGCCGGTCTGGGCGTGGTGCTGGCCGCGTCGGAAGACCTGTTCCGGGTGGTGCGCTACGCGGGCGCGGCCTATCTGGTGTATGTGGGCGTGTGCATGCTGCGCGCCCCGGCGGTGCCCCTGAACGTGGCGGCACCTGCGGTGACCGATACCATCGGGACCACCGGGGCCGAAGGGGTGGAGGGTAACGCGGGCAAGGGCGCATCCGGCATGGCCAGCGCTGCCGGAACATCCGAAACTCCCGGCGGACCCGGCGCGCGCAAGCTGTTCGCGCAGGCGTTTTTCGTGGCGGCGGGCAATCCCAAAGCCATCGTGTTCTTTACCGCGCTGTTCCCGCAATTCCTGGCCCCCGGCGACACCCTGGCCCGCAGCGCCCTGCTGGTGGCGGACCTGGCCGTCATCGCCTTTCTGGGCATGATGCTCTACGCCGTGGCCGGGTCGCGCATCGCCGCGCTGCTGGCCACCACCCGCGCCGCGCGCTGGTACAACCGCACCGTGGGCGTGGCCTTCATCGGCAGCGGGGCGGGGCTGGCCCTGTCCGAGCGGTAG
- a CDS encoding helix-turn-helix domain-containing protein, which translates to MDAFEIGMAIRNARKERRVTQAALAQVAGLSRETLIRLEKGTIHDLGFRKLIRVLEAMDFELHVRPAGHLPVLGETMEDDHA; encoded by the coding sequence ATGGACGCTTTCGAGATCGGCATGGCCATCAGGAACGCCCGGAAGGAGCGGCGAGTCACCCAGGCTGCCCTCGCGCAGGTTGCGGGTTTGTCCCGCGAAACCCTGATCCGGCTCGAAAAGGGAACCATCCACGACCTCGGGTTCAGGAAACTGATCCGCGTCCTGGAGGCCATGGATTTCGAACTGCATGTCCGCCCTGCCGGGCACCTGCCGGTCCTTGGCGAAACCATGGAGGACGACCATGCTTGA
- a CDS encoding NapC/NirT family cytochrome c translates to MSEEAPRNGRTGLRLIVVGAALGVVLAAGAGFGMKVTDRRPFCASCHIMQEAALTHKASTHANLACNECHAPHNLAAKLPFKAVAGAKDAYMNTLGRPDDVIHSGQSTKDVVNANCKACHTMTNTQVASMDSKPYCVDCHRNVQHMRMTPISTRKVADG, encoded by the coding sequence ATGTCAGAGGAAGCACCTCGCAACGGACGTACGGGGCTGCGGCTCATCGTCGTCGGGGCGGCCCTTGGGGTCGTGCTGGCGGCGGGGGCGGGCTTCGGCATGAAGGTCACGGACCGGCGTCCGTTCTGCGCGAGCTGTCACATCATGCAGGAGGCGGCGTTGACGCACAAGGCGTCCACCCACGCCAACCTGGCCTGCAACGAGTGCCACGCTCCGCACAACCTGGCCGCCAAGCTGCCCTTCAAGGCGGTGGCGGGGGCCAAGGACGCGTACATGAACACGCTGGGCAGGCCGGACGACGTGATCCATTCGGGCCAGTCCACCAAGGACGTGGTCAACGCCAACTGCAAGGCATGCCACACCATGACCAACACGCAGGTGGCCAGCATGGATTCCAAACCCTATTGCGTGGACTGCCACCGCAATGTCCAGCACATGCGCATGACGCCGATCAGCACAAGGAAGGTCGCCGATGGATAA
- a CDS encoding ammonia-forming cytochrome c nitrite reductase subunit c552 has protein sequence MARRGGLLLAVALVPFMLAGCSDVAELKAPVFKTKIAADETRSSAFKAEFPQQSASYQRNDESTVMTEFNGSVPFNKNDNVSPLPEGYKHAQPYLKNLWLGYPFSYEYRNARGHTKALEDFLHIDRINTYAEKGGLPATCWNCKTPKMMGWVKQYGDDFWAKDVNEFRDKIDMKDETIGCANCHDPQTMELRLYSEPLKDQLKAQGKDWDKLSRNDKRSLVCGQCHVEYYFQDKEKGVAKKPVFPWADGYDPKDMYAYYKTAGNSQAKGFEGNFVDWTHPVSKTPMIKAQHPEYEMWQNGVHGAAGVSCADCHMGYTRTDDKKKISGHWWTSPLKDPDMRACRQCHSDKSPDYLRSRVLFSQQKTYDQLLKAQDLSVKAHEAVRLASEFQGAKPANHDELMIQAREMVRKGQFFWDYVSAENSVGFHNPAKALDTLASSQQYSQQAVDLASEATGFAISKDLAGDIHKIVPPILKHTRKLQQDPEHMKTHVWFKYIPVLPKADKVWDGQKKLVSTAQ, from the coding sequence ATGGCCCGCAGGGGGGGCCTGCTGCTGGCCGTTGCGCTCGTCCCCTTCATGCTCGCGGGCTGTTCCGACGTTGCGGAGCTGAAGGCCCCGGTGTTCAAGACAAAGATCGCGGCGGATGAAACCCGCAGCAGCGCCTTCAAGGCGGAATTTCCCCAGCAGTCCGCCAGCTACCAGCGCAACGACGAAAGCACCGTGATGACCGAATTCAACGGCTCGGTGCCGTTCAACAAGAACGACAACGTCAGCCCGCTGCCCGAAGGCTACAAGCACGCCCAGCCGTACCTGAAGAACCTGTGGCTGGGCTACCCCTTCAGCTACGAGTACCGCAACGCGCGCGGCCACACCAAGGCGCTGGAAGACTTCCTGCACATCGACCGCATCAACACCTATGCGGAAAAGGGCGGCCTGCCCGCCACCTGCTGGAACTGCAAGACCCCCAAGATGATGGGCTGGGTGAAGCAGTACGGCGACGACTTCTGGGCCAAGGACGTCAACGAGTTCCGCGACAAGATCGACATGAAGGACGAGACCATCGGCTGCGCCAACTGCCACGACCCGCAGACCATGGAGCTGCGCCTGTACAGCGAACCCCTGAAGGACCAGTTGAAGGCGCAAGGCAAGGACTGGGACAAGCTGTCGCGCAACGACAAGCGTTCGCTGGTCTGCGGCCAGTGCCACGTGGAATACTACTTCCAGGACAAGGAAAAGGGCGTCGCCAAGAAGCCCGTGTTCCCGTGGGCCGACGGGTATGATCCCAAGGACATGTACGCCTACTACAAGACGGCGGGCAATTCGCAGGCCAAGGGCTTTGAGGGCAACTTCGTGGACTGGACGCACCCCGTGTCCAAGACGCCCATGATCAAGGCCCAGCATCCCGAATACGAAATGTGGCAGAACGGCGTGCATGGCGCGGCGGGCGTGTCCTGCGCCGATTGCCACATGGGCTACACCCGCACCGACGACAAGAAGAAGATATCCGGCCACTGGTGGACATCGCCCCTGAAGGACCCGGACATGCGCGCCTGCCGCCAGTGCCATTCGGACAAGAGCCCCGACTACCTGCGCTCGCGCGTGCTGTTCAGCCAGCAGAAGACCTACGACCAGTTGCTGAAGGCCCAGGACCTGTCGGTGAAGGCGCACGAGGCCGTGCGTCTGGCCTCGGAATTCCAGGGCGCCAAGCCCGCCAACCATGACGAACTGATGATTCAGGCGCGTGAAATGGTGCGCAAGGGCCAGTTCTTCTGGGATTACGTGTCCGCCGAGAACAGCGTGGGCTTCCACAACCCGGCCAAGGCGCTGGATACGCTGGCCTCTTCGCAGCAGTACAGCCAGCAGGCCGTGGACCTGGCCAGCGAGGCCACCGGCTTCGCCATCTCCAAGGATCTGGCGGGCGACATCCACAAGATCGTGCCGCCCATCCTGAAGCACACCCGCAAGTTGCAGCAGGATCCCGAACACATGAAGACGCATGTCTGGTTCAAGTACATCCCTGTCCTGCCCAAGGCGGACAAGGTGTGGGACGGCCAGAAGAAGCTGGTTTCCACCGCCCAGTAG
- a CDS encoding type II toxin-antitoxin system HipA family toxin: protein MLDVWAGDTPSGLLNRHGQWECSFTYRPGTQPGTAVSVMMPPRPESWLHHVLHPIFEQNLPEGALRLWFDTVVAKTLPRYDDLELLRLTGHSQIGRLRYTAPGEPLAEQPDQPGQQGQPDGGGDIPAVSLGDILRAKGTEHLFEDLMRMYALHSGLSGAQPKVMVRATEANHAEAEPARLTVRMPTHIVKTWQAGEFPELALNETLCMLAAARAGLPVARTEMSDDRRFLVVSRFDRNPDGSFMGFEDCCVLLNKSARQKYTGSYEQAARALRTFVVANARPAALAQFFRTVALSVVIRNGDAHLKNFGIVYDSPATRQGTMAPAFDLVTTTPYLPQDVMALTMQGTKRWPDRKVLMEFGRTACGLNAREAGHCLEDVEHGVSRTMEDLNAWIRDEPAFRHVGRAMRAAWEAGLQTLALRPGQNAAAPPA, encoded by the coding sequence ATGCTTGACGTCTGGGCCGGAGACACCCCGAGCGGCTTACTGAACCGACATGGCCAGTGGGAATGCTCCTTCACCTACCGGCCAGGAACCCAGCCCGGCACAGCCGTATCGGTCATGATGCCACCCCGCCCGGAAAGCTGGCTGCACCATGTGCTGCACCCCATCTTCGAGCAGAACCTGCCCGAGGGTGCGCTGCGCCTGTGGTTCGATACCGTGGTCGCAAAAACCCTGCCCCGGTATGACGACCTGGAACTGCTGCGGCTCACCGGGCATTCCCAGATCGGTCGCCTGCGCTACACCGCGCCGGGCGAGCCGCTTGCGGAACAGCCAGATCAACCGGGTCAACAGGGTCAACCGGATGGGGGGGGCGACATACCCGCCGTCAGTCTTGGCGACATCCTGCGCGCCAAGGGCACGGAGCATCTCTTCGAAGACCTGATGCGCATGTACGCCCTGCATTCCGGCCTTTCCGGCGCGCAGCCAAAGGTCATGGTCCGTGCGACGGAGGCGAACCACGCAGAGGCCGAACCGGCCCGGCTTACCGTGCGGATGCCTACCCACATCGTGAAGACCTGGCAGGCTGGAGAGTTCCCGGAACTCGCGCTCAACGAGACCCTGTGCATGCTGGCGGCGGCCCGTGCCGGTCTGCCGGTAGCCCGCACCGAGATGTCCGATGACCGCCGCTTCCTTGTGGTCAGCAGGTTCGACCGTAACCCCGACGGCAGTTTCATGGGGTTCGAGGACTGCTGCGTCCTGCTCAACAAGTCGGCCAGGCAAAAGTACACGGGCTCGTACGAACAGGCGGCCAGGGCGCTCCGCACCTTCGTGGTGGCAAACGCCCGCCCGGCGGCCCTTGCGCAGTTCTTCAGGACGGTGGCGCTTTCGGTGGTGATTCGGAACGGCGATGCGCACCTGAAGAACTTTGGCATCGTCTATGATTCGCCAGCCACCCGCCAGGGAACCATGGCCCCGGCCTTCGACCTTGTCACCACCACGCCGTATCTCCCGCAGGACGTCATGGCGCTGACCATGCAGGGCACCAAGCGCTGGCCGGACCGAAAGGTCCTTATGGAGTTCGGGCGCACGGCGTGCGGGCTGAATGCGCGGGAGGCGGGCCATTGCCTGGAAGATGTGGAACACGGGGTTTCCCGGACCATGGAAGACCTGAACGCCTGGATACGGGACGAACCGGCGTTCCGCCATGTGGGGCGCGCCATGCGCGCGGCATGGGAGGCTGGCTTGCAGACGTTGGCGCTGCGCCCCGGCCAGAACGCAGCCGCCCCGCCTGCCTGA
- a CDS encoding TolC family outer membrane protein — MKERKSQKRRWLAFCALAAVLGLAIGGPAQAQEVTLKDSVVNTLETHPRLKAFQENRQAAEHDVDRARAGWFPRLDVRGGVGVEQYNDRSTRATNNENDWYDRSEGSLTLSQTIWDGLATASRVDINKNKLGSVDSRLIDNAEALGLDAVLAHIEVLRQREIVRLSEINVQQHESILGSQQERSRMGAASVSDVTQTQGRLARSQSTLTEARAALQVAEAAYLRLTGKMVPETMGPAEAPLTTPPSADAALADSQSSNPKVQALISDVRTSEAEIDLAKSGYHPVIYAEVGPTYKDQVESSRDHEWGTAAMLRMSWNLFNGGADVAAVKGASARSRQSRQELQNQIDELGRETRATWTQMLSAREQQRFFLSAIDYNVQTRDAYMQQFLVGQRSLLDVLDAENELYSSSIQEVTSRMNDAGAQYRLLALGGKLLDSLGIDRDALRKPTEQ, encoded by the coding sequence ATGAAGGAAAGGAAATCGCAAAAACGGCGCTGGCTCGCGTTCTGCGCGCTGGCCGCCGTGCTGGGGCTTGCGATCGGGGGGCCGGCGCAGGCACAGGAAGTGACGCTGAAAGACTCAGTCGTCAACACCCTTGAAACGCATCCCCGCCTCAAGGCCTTCCAGGAAAACCGCCAGGCCGCCGAACACGACGTTGACCGCGCGCGTGCCGGCTGGTTTCCGCGCCTTGACGTGCGCGGCGGCGTAGGCGTGGAGCAGTACAACGACCGCTCCACCCGAGCCACCAACAATGAAAACGACTGGTACGACCGCAGCGAAGGGTCGCTGACCCTCAGCCAGACCATCTGGGACGGCCTTGCCACCGCCAGCCGTGTGGACATCAACAAGAACAAGCTGGGGTCGGTGGATAGCCGCCTCATCGACAATGCCGAAGCCCTTGGGCTGGACGCCGTGCTCGCGCACATCGAAGTGCTGCGCCAGCGTGAAATCGTCCGCCTGTCCGAGATCAACGTGCAGCAGCACGAATCCATCCTGGGTTCGCAGCAGGAACGTTCGCGCATGGGCGCGGCCAGCGTTTCCGACGTCACCCAGACCCAGGGCCGTTTGGCCCGTTCGCAGTCCACCCTTACCGAAGCACGCGCCGCCTTGCAGGTGGCAGAAGCCGCCTACCTGCGCCTGACCGGCAAGATGGTGCCCGAAACCATGGGTCCGGCGGAAGCCCCCCTGACCACCCCGCCCAGCGCCGATGCAGCACTGGCCGACAGCCAGTCCAGCAACCCCAAGGTGCAGGCGTTGATTTCCGACGTGCGCACCTCTGAAGCGGAAATCGACCTTGCCAAGTCCGGCTACCACCCCGTGATCTACGCGGAAGTGGGCCCCACCTACAAGGACCAGGTGGAAAGCAGCCGTGACCATGAATGGGGCACCGCCGCCATGCTGCGCATGAGCTGGAACCTGTTCAACGGCGGCGCCGACGTGGCCGCGGTGAAGGGTGCCTCCGCCCGTTCGCGCCAGAGCCGTCAGGAACTGCAAAACCAGATCGACGAACTGGGCCGCGAAACCCGCGCCACCTGGACCCAGATGCTGTCCGCCCGCGAACAGCAGCGCTTCTTCCTGTCTGCCATCGACTACAACGTGCAGACCCGTGACGCGTACATGCAGCAGTTCCTGGTGGGCCAGCGCAGCCTGCTGGACGTGCTGGACGCCGAAAACGAACTGTACAGCTCGTCCATTCAGGAAGTGACCTCGCGCATGAACGATGCCGGCGCCCAGTACCGCCTGCTGGCCCTTGGCGGCAAGCTGCTGGACAGCCTGGGCATCGACCGCGACGCCCTGCGCAAGCCTACCGAGCAATAG